A stretch of the Schistocerca serialis cubense isolate TAMUIC-IGC-003099 chromosome 2, iqSchSeri2.2, whole genome shotgun sequence genome encodes the following:
- the LOC126456366 gene encoding piggyBac transposable element-derived protein 3-like, producing MVFMQYPVNFSFYQGKSPNPNTVYETQFGKATAPLVQMIDDLTQDVKLLPFHFFFDNLFTGFSVLSYVREKGYGATGTIRENRVCKLCPTSSKKVLVKKERGYFESSLCKDDGVIVTKWVDNSVFTLASTCEGVEPVSFVKRYSAKEKKTVQVQGPQIITAYNKHMGGVDRMDENIAMCRINIRNKKWYWALHSWLIDVSVHNAWQLKKGTGARTTQPEFRREIVQVYLKRYTNPVNGAGSPSISPMCGYKSHVPSDIRYDGIKHYIKKTEKKRRCVRLYCKQKSSAVRSKCGKCDVGLCLECFEVYHESQ from the coding sequence ATGGTGTTTATGCAATATCCGGtaaatttttccttttatcaaGGAAAATCGCCCAATCCAAATACAGTATATGAAACTCAGTTTGGTAAGGCTACTGCCCCACTTGTTCAGATGATAGATGATTTGACACAGGATGTAAAGCTACTGCCATTCCACTTTTTCTTTGACAACCTATTTACAGGTTTTTCTGTTCTGTCATACGTGAGAGAAAAGGGCTATGGAGCAACAGGCACTATCAGAGAAAACAGAGTTTGCAAATTGTGCCCAACTTCCTCAAAGAAAGTGCTAGTTAAAAAGGAAAGGGGGTATTTTGAATCCTCACTTTGCAAGGATGATGGTGTTATAGTCACAAAATGGGTGGACAATTCAGTGTTTACTTTAGCTTCTACCTGTGAAGGAGTTGAACCTGTATCATTTGTAAAAAGATATTCCGCAAAGGAGAAGAAGACAGTTCAAGTACAAGGTCCTCAAATTATCACAGCCTATAATAAACACATGGGAGGAGTGGATAGGATGGATGAAAACATTGCCATGTGCagaataaacattcgaaacaagaaGTGGTACTGGGCTTTACATTCTTGGCTGATTGACGTATCTGTACATAATGCGTGGCAGCTGAAGAAAGGAACGGGAGCTAGGACTACTCAACCTGAATTCAGAAGAGAAATTGTACAAGTTTACCTAAAAAGATATACCAATCCCGTAAATGGAGCAGGCAGTCCGTCTATCAGTCCTATGTGTGGATACAAATCACATGTTCCAAGTGATATCAGATATGATGGTATAAAGCACTATATCAAGAAAACTGAGAAGAAGAGAAGATGTGTACGTTTGTACTGCAAACAGAAATCATCAGCTGTTCGCTCTAAATGTGGGAAATGTGATGTAGGACTGTGTCTAGAATGCTTTGAAGTGTACCATGAAAGTCAGTAA